The region ATCAGGATCAGTCCCGTACCCTTGCGGTTCCACATCATCTCCACCTTGTCAGCCTGCAATGACACCAATTTCCATTCAAGGAATCATACCGGAACTCAGGAGATCCTTTCGAGCCGCGGATACTTACCTGGAAGAAGCTCTTGGAGGCAACGGGTTGACTCATCTCCAGATTCGGATACTTGAACAGCCGACACATCGAGGGAGCTCCTTTCGTACCCGGGATGTACACGGCAATGTGCGGTGGGGATGAGCCCGGTGCTATCGACACTCCGCCATTCCGTAGACCACCGAGGCGCTTCACTGCACGGGCAAAACCGTTGACCGCTGGATCGATGTGATCGTAAAACAGCACCTCACCGCCGACCAACAGGGCGGACAGACTTTCGTCGCTGCTCCAGTGCATCTGCCACTCGTGGTGGCGCTTCTGGATGACGGAGAACAGCTCTTCGCCCGTGTCCGCTCGGAAGACGAACAAGTTGGGTTTCTCGCGCACTGCATCCTTCGGGTTCTCGGTGTACACCTCCCAGGTCATCAGGTAGGTGCCACGGGGCGAGAACTGCAGATAGCAGGCCTTGGGACGCGGCAGCGAAGCGATCACCTGCATGCTGTCGGCCACCCGGCACAGCTGCACCGTGGCCCCGTTGGCCCAGGCCAAAAATCGACCATCAGGACTGTAGACAATAGCGCGACATGATTTACTCTGGTCAGGGGTAAAGCTGGAGTCCGGAATGAAGTCAAgctgtttttgctgttggtCTGGCTTCCACACCTCCACCCCTCTAGCGGATCGTACTGGCAAAGAAACCGGGAAGCAAAGTTAGTCAGCGCCGAACACGGCCGGTTCGAACAATCCGGAGAttgtttttggccaaaacAGATGTGCGTGGCCAAACAGGGAAGAAAGCGAACGTAACCGTGACGTCGACAAAGCACGCGGCGCTTTTGTTACGATCGCGAGCCCTGCCACATGGTTGCCCTTTTCTACCGGAATCTTTATGTATTTCATTCCGATACCGTTTCCGGTACGTCGTGGCCACACATTCCGGGTTGGTGGAGAATTACTTACGCGCTAATTTGGGAGTAATTCCGCTCGCCATCGTTCACAAGTCCTCCGGGTACGATTTTTTTCGacaacgacagagagagataaagcAAACCGCATGTCAGCCTGACAAcccattttccttctctttcacCGTACACCGCCATGTGAAAGTTGCAGACCAGTCATTGGCCAAATTAAATGGAAACAGTTAGTTCATTTATCGAATTAACCACATTCCATCCCTTGCTCACTATTTGGCTTAGTTTAGTATAAACTTATTCCTAAATATTTGTATTTCTTCACctattttgttttggtttagtGGGCGAGATATCGCGCTTTGGATGAATGAAAGCCAGGttaggaagggaagggggaagcGAGAATGAGGCTGCGAGGAGGTGTGGATGAATGGTCATCAATCGCAAAGAGGCGCTCAAATCTTCGCGGCTTCGTTCGACGATTGTGgtcaagttttttttaaggaaagTCAACAACGGCTCTGTGAGCTATGCGATTATAGCGTTTCTTAAAATAGCTCGATACGTTCACATCGTAAAGTAAAGAGGTCGAAGCCAAGCGCTACACCACTCGAGAACGCGAGACCTGCAACATTCTCCATTTAGGAGAACAAGTGTTTCGAAACCGTGTTTGAAGCGAAAGTAGCGCGCCAACAATCGCCAGCGGTGGTATAGCAGCATCCAGTACCAGTACTTGCATAGTGTACGCATCAATTAGCACGCCAACAGAtcacgtgtttgtttgttaactCAATCTCTAAATTTGCAGTATTAACAATGGAAGACTCGCCGCATCACGTTCACTTCGACCAAGCGGTCATAAATGATGGGCTACACGATAACAGCATTATCTACCAGGCGGCTCCAGACGGGCGGTTGCTTATGGTCCATCTGGGCTTTCTGCAGATAAAACGTCGATATCGCATCGAGCTGAATGTGCCGGTGCAGTTGCTAAAGAATGCGGGATTCCAGTTCGGTGCCAACACCGGCTTCGTGGTGCAGGACAATCCAGTGCCGAACCTTAACTGTACGCTGGTGGAGTTTAGCAATCAGACAGTGCAGATCAAAGGCGAGGAACACCTGGCTGCCGTTGTCGAGTTCTTTGCCTACAAGGAAAAGCTGGTCAAAGAACACCTGCATTTATGTGGCAAGGAGGACGCGAGTCACATGCTcgagttggtgctggtggcacgcGTGCTAGGCAAAGGCAAGGGTACGCCGATGCTTCGAAACGGTATCCACTGCATCGGGGTGGACCCGGAGGAACAGGAATCCGAGCTCTCCGATTGGCAAGGATTCGGTACAGCAAAGTAGATAGGCAGATAATGAAACTCCTTCCAAAACCATTTTGTATCTTTGTATCACACTTTGATAGtaataaatttcaatcaatctacaaacaaacaagatgATTGATATCAGCGACGGGGTGGGGCAGGAAGAGCTTATCAAGAATTTGCTGGGATCTTGACCTTGGTGTCCGAAACGGCGggcgcgattttttttttacaacagtgcgtgcgtgaattCACGCTGATGAATTGTTTACATTTCGTGATCTTTGGACACCACTGACCGCGTTCATCACATGAATTGGCGGCCTAGATAGCCACACTataggaaaaaagagaaatataATTCTTATATATTGTTCTGCACAGTTTTCTAAACTATAAATATTCCTTTTTAAGATTTAATTACAAAGACAAAGaagttttgttgatcaaattaatgatcaatttaaaatattcataattTAACCATTCTGTTGTACTCCCATAGTTTATGCTGTCAACATCGGCGGccatattttgttttcatcttgATTGTTGGCTTCGCTGCTGgtttgattttcgattttcgccACGAAAACTCCAATGTTTCGGCGTCCGCGTAGCCACAATCGAAGCACGAACATCTCTTTAGTGTAAATAGTACAAAGTGcagtgctggtgttgtgtaGATTAGCCACAAATTAGTAGTAATTATCGGCTTAGTAGAGGTGCAGGCGGAGTGGAACATGGCataagaggaggaggaggaggagaaagggcCCAGTGTTCTGTCGTGTAAGCGCTGCCTGATTAATCGTTAATCAGATAGCGTGGAAAGGAGCAGATTGGAAAAAGGCTCTATTCTGCGTTTCACTTACATATTCGCAAGATGAATATGAGACCATTGAAACGGCCCCGATTGGGGCCACCGGATGTGTATCCGCAGGAGGCGAAGCAGCGGGAGGACGAGCTTACGTCGGTGCACGTAAAACATGGCTTTGCAACGGAGCATAAGCTGTCCGAGGAATTCGGGACGGCTCGCAACTGTAACGTGTCGGCGAGTAAAGTTGGAGCATACTTCAATGCGATACTGGCCAAGAAGGAAGAGCTCATGACGCTACCGGATTCGGGGCGgaaaaaacagcaaatcaaCCCAAAGGACAACTTCTGGCCCGTCACAGCCCGCAACAAATCTACGTTAGATATGTGGTTCAAGGATCTGGCCGGTACGAAACCCCTGAGCAGCCTTGCCAAGAAGGCTCCATCGTTCAACAAGAAGGAGGAGATCTTCGCGATGCTCTGCGAGAATCAGGTCACCATGCAACGGGCCGCTTGGTTCATCAAGCTCAGCTCGGCCTACACGGTGGCGGTTTCCGAGGCAAAGATCAAGAAACGACAAATGCCCGATCCAGCTACCGAGTGGACGGGTACGATGATCAAGTTTTTGAAAGATCTCATACCGAAGCTCCACGAACACTACCATCACGGTCCTCTGCAGGAGAAATCTTCCTCCGGCCTGGGTAGTACCAGTGGCGTTAGTTTGAACAATAGTGGCGGAGCTAGCGCACTAGGAATGAACAGTGCGTCGGGAGGATCGAACCCAAcaaccattccaccaccgctgtCGAGCCCGGCCGGAAGTATGCACAGTCCGGCAGGTAGCAATTCTGGGGCCGGTAGTGCGCTGCActcccagcaacagcaacagcagcaactgcaacagccCCTTTCCCCTCAGGAAGAGCAACGGTTAGCTCAGAAACAGTGGAACTATTCCACCCAGCTTTGCAAGTACATGTACGAAGAGGGTCTGCTGGATAAACAGGAGTTTCTCAATTGGATTATCGATCTGTTGGAGAAGATGAAATCTTCCCCGAATGCCGACGACGGTCTGCTACGAATCTATTTGCCCCTGGCCATGCAATATTTGCATGATTTCGTGCAATCGGAGCGTTTTTGTCGTCGCCTAGCTTATGCCGTCTCCAAGAAGCTTGCCCAGCTTATCAATCAAATGGCTGATAATCACAACGTGAACCTTAATGCCTCGGAACCGGACAGTGCTGGCGGTGCTAAGGTATCCGCAGACGTATCGGACACAAAGGATGGAAAGAATGataaatcgacgaatggaggAACAGTGACGGTGAAACCGAATCCATACGAATTGATTTTCACCGAGTACCTACAATGTTCACATCATCGAGATGTCGTTTTGCAGCTCTCTTGTATTCTACAAACGATTACGTTAGAATGCCCAACAGCCTtagtgtggtgtggcgttggAGAAACGCGTTCCTCATCGGTGCTTTCTGGCAGTCCATTGGATCACCTACCTGTCGCACCATCCGCCTTGCCTATGCCAGAGCGTTACGCTGGAAAATCGAACGAAGATATCCGCCGTCAGTTGTTTGAGGCAGAAGAAAGCATCAAGATCCGTTCCCGACACGCCGAATCACGATGGTGCATCGATAAATGGCAAACGGCAGCTGGTAACGCGAGTCTCAAGATTCTGGCAACTCTTGATGCGCTCGATGGCCACTGCTTCGATCGGATGGACTCGAACAATTCGCTGGATTCTTTGTATCAAAAAATATTTCCACCGTTTCAAATCCAACCAATCAAACCGGCGTCCGATGGTGCAGCTATTTCCGGAAACCCCGGTTCGCTAGCTGGAGTTGCAGGAATGGGTTCTGGTGCCAACGGTATTGATGGAAAGGACGCCGCTACTAAGCAACTCGAATATGTAAGATTCTTTCAACTATGATTCAATCACACGCAATCGAAAAGCTTCTCATACTTACTATTTTTTTTCACAGAACGTTGAACAAGATGCTTCGATTGTGAAGATCTTGTGCGAGTGGGCTGTCTCGTGGCAACGCTGGGGCGAACATCGAGCCATGGTTGTCGCTTGGTTGCTCGATAAACGACAAAACGAGGTTTTCACAGCGCTAGAGAATGAAAGCTACAGCAATAACAATCTGAACAACTCGGACGATAAGGACTCGGTGCTTTCGGGCAGTGGATTGAATGGCGGTCAACCAGTGTTTCAGCATATACTGATGAACTTCCTCGATCATGATGCTCCGGTACTGGATGATAACGGAGGCACTCAATGCAAATCGCAGTTCACCAACCTGGTGCACCTGTTTAGTGAACTTATCCGCCACGACGTATTCTCACACGATGCCTACATGTGTTGTTTGATATCTCGCGGCGATCTGCTGACTGGTGCCGGGGGAATGTTGTCCCTTGAGAACCACGGCATTTGCAACGCTGGGCTGGGGACTGGGCCGATTTCGAACAAACCGGCCACCTCCTCTTCACCCAACAATCCAGGTGGAATGGATGACGATGTGCTGCAAACGGATTTCAAGGCAAAGCTGGAAGATTTGGATGATTCGAAC is a window of Anopheles aquasalis chromosome 2, idAnoAquaMG_Q_19, whole genome shotgun sequence DNA encoding:
- the LOC126569001 gene encoding UPF0687 protein C20orf27 homolog; translation: MEDSPHHVHFDQAVINDGLHDNSIIYQAAPDGRLLMVHLGFLQIKRRYRIELNVPVQLLKNAGFQFGANTGFVVQDNPVPNLNCTLVEFSNQTVQIKGEEHLAAVVEFFAYKEKLVKEHLHLCGKEDASHMLELVLVARVLGKGKGTPMLRNGIHCIGVDPEEQESELSDWQGFGTAK